A genomic window from Pantoea alhagi includes:
- a CDS encoding carboxylesterase/lipase family protein: MKNESLRIHTAEGALRGAIDEGIFVFKGIPYAAPPTGALRWRAPRPVTPWKEVRDATQWGNASWQQREYCVLAGGGDPGNLSEDCLYLNVWSPEIQPSRPLPVMVWIHGGGFTIGAGSLAPYNGKALAARGVVVVTLNYRLGHLGFFAHPALDAESAPGETINNFALLDQIAALQWVQRNIASFGGDRRNVTLFGESSGGRSVLSLFASPLAAGLFHKGIVQSAYSLPDKKRDEALTNGVAVAHHLGLKNASAEALRALPADSFCSLPPHLGNGPVAIAGDQVLPKPMVEVFAAARQHRYPLMIGYNSDEASVLEYFGMDPTSTITRLRQRRPLLLKLIKSLYDEHDDHRLGRKVARDMAFGTITWLAVQAQHRRGVPGWRYYFDYVSENARDLCRYGSWHGNEIPYVMETMSAENPQMADRPFTAGDRQFAQRISEYWLRFAHDATEFSHQLTGEISWPAWHPGEDVTLRFGVKGEAAVILQHRFMRVRLRLLRLLMRAMVKLR, translated from the coding sequence ATGAAGAATGAATCTTTAAGGATACACACGGCAGAAGGTGCATTACGCGGCGCAATTGATGAAGGCATTTTTGTTTTCAAGGGCATTCCCTATGCGGCTCCGCCGACAGGCGCACTGCGCTGGCGCGCGCCCAGGCCTGTCACCCCGTGGAAAGAGGTGCGTGACGCCACACAGTGGGGCAATGCCAGCTGGCAGCAGCGTGAATATTGCGTGCTGGCAGGGGGCGGCGATCCCGGCAACCTCAGCGAAGATTGCCTTTATCTCAACGTCTGGTCGCCGGAGATCCAGCCGTCGCGCCCACTGCCGGTTATGGTCTGGATCCACGGCGGTGGCTTTACTATCGGCGCGGGCAGCCTGGCACCCTATAACGGTAAAGCATTAGCGGCGCGTGGCGTGGTAGTGGTAACGCTCAATTATCGTCTTGGGCATCTGGGCTTTTTTGCTCATCCGGCGCTGGATGCTGAGTCTGCGCCTGGCGAAACGATCAATAACTTCGCGCTGCTCGATCAGATCGCAGCGCTGCAGTGGGTACAACGTAATATTGCCTCCTTTGGAGGCGATCGACGCAACGTTACCCTTTTTGGTGAATCCTCGGGCGGACGCAGCGTATTGTCGCTGTTTGCTTCACCGCTGGCGGCGGGGCTGTTTCACAAAGGTATTGTACAGAGCGCCTACAGTCTGCCAGATAAAAAGCGTGATGAGGCGCTGACCAATGGCGTTGCGGTGGCGCATCATCTCGGCCTGAAAAACGCCAGCGCGGAAGCGTTGCGCGCCTTGCCTGCCGACAGTTTTTGTTCGCTGCCGCCGCATTTGGGCAACGGGCCGGTCGCGATCGCTGGCGACCAGGTACTGCCGAAACCGATGGTAGAGGTGTTTGCCGCTGCCCGCCAGCACCGTTATCCCCTGATGATCGGTTACAACAGCGATGAGGCCAGCGTGCTGGAGTATTTCGGTATGGATCCTACCAGCACCATTACCCGTTTACGTCAGCGGCGTCCGCTGTTGCTGAAGTTAATTAAATCGCTTTATGACGAACATGACGATCATCGTCTTGGACGTAAAGTTGCGCGTGATATGGCTTTTGGCACCATTACCTGGCTGGCAGTGCAGGCACAGCATCGACGCGGCGTGCCGGGCTGGCGCTATTATTTTGACTATGTCTCGGAAAACGCGCGCGATCTCTGCCGCTATGGAAGCTGGCATGGAAACGAAATCCCTTATGTGATGGAAACAATGAGTGCCGAGAACCCACAGATGGCGGATCGTCCCTTTACCGCAGGGGATCGTCAGTTTGCCCAACGAATCAGCGAATACTGGCTGCGTTTTGCGCATGACGCGACGGAATTTTCGCATCAGCTCACGGGTGAAATCAGCTGGCCAGCCTGGCACCCTGGCGAAGATGTTACCTTGCGTTTTGGCGTTAAAGGCGAGGCGGCGGTCATCCTGCAGCACCGTTTTATGCGTGTACGCCTGCGCCTGTTGCGTTTGCTGATGCGTGCGATGGTCAAACTGCGCTAA